The Hemicordylus capensis ecotype Gifberg chromosome 13, rHemCap1.1.pri, whole genome shotgun sequence sequence tgagtcagaccctcgagTCCAGCGAGCTCAGGGTTggcaactctgactggcagcagttctccaaggttgcagggagccacagctgagaaggccctgaaGGACACCTGCTGCCCCTCTGACATCTTGAGCTACCAAGCTAGGTTGTTCATAGGGCAACCAGAGGAGAGGCTGGGCAGCATGGCGTCTACTCAACGGCCCCACACATGACCCAGCTGGTAAACAGCCATGTGTCTGTGGCAACCAAAGCAGGAATGCCTTTGAGAAGGTTCTGTTTCTTCCTTCCCATTTCCAACCATCTAAGCGCCCCAAAAGAGAGGTTTCTGTATGCAGGCAAGGCCAGCAGCTTTGATGGCCATATATACAACTCAGTACCACGTCTAAGATACCAAATCTCCGGTTTCCACTTGCTCAGCTGCAATCCGCTCAAGCACCAGGGATGTAGCTTgggattaatttttaaaatgcctgtactttttttttaattataagatattccccttagaggatggggccactctgggaagagcatctaggttccaagtgctctccttggcagcatctccaagagagggctgagagagattgctgcctgccaccttggagaagccgctgccagtctgggtagacagtactgagtgagatggacccgtggtctgactcggtatatggcagctttctatgttaattgtttaatttgtGTGCTTTTTGAAGTTTTAATCTTACCTACACCACCACGAGCCACTTGCCTGGCAGTATCCAAATATGCTACGTTAATCAACGTGATGTGGGGGGCAGCAGTTCTTTGGGACTGCATGCCTCACGCATAGGAGGCTTCCCACTTGCTGCACAAGCACTTTTCGCTGGTGACCATGTGCCACACGAGGACACAAGCAGCAAGAGGACATGCTTCACAATCAAAGCAATGATCTGGCAGGCAACCGTTTCCAGAACACACCTCTGTTATTCCCAACAAAGGGCGAGAGactgaaaaacaaacattttgcaATGCACCATCCAAACCACCAGGGGGCACTGTGGGTTTGTCATGAACAGATAAttgcaggtttgtttgtttggggagggggggaggaagctTCAttctagatcaggcatccccaaactgcggccctccagatgttgctgaactacaattcccatcacccccagctacaatgtattgtggctgggatgacgggaattgtagttcagcaacatctagagggccgcagtttggggatgcctgttctagatgaACCACAGACAGTAATCATGCAGAGAGAGTCAGAGGCTGAAGACACTGCTGACCTCCTTGAAGGGGATTTGAGCTCTCTCTCTGCGGTTGTTTTTCATTGCAATTAAAAGCATTATGAATGCTTCCTATAATGTAATGTTTTTCactgctgttctggggatggggccgtaagctcagggaaagagcatctgcttggcatgcagaaggtcccaggtccaacccctggcagcatctccaggtagggctgggagagactcctgcctgcaatctgagagagctgctgccagtcagtgtagacaatactgagctagcttgaccaacggtctgactcggtataaggcaggaaAGAGACCCAGAGCGTTCTCCCTGCCACCAAGGGACCCGAAAGCAAGGACCCGGGACTAGTAAATAGGTCAGCCCACCCTCTGCCCAAAGGTGATGGAAAAGCCAAGGGTGGCACCCTCACCTGAGATCCTGCAAACATTTGCAGTGCTTCAGCATGTCCATCAGGGCCGGCATGTACATCACTTTGCCCATCATGCCCAGGTTGGCCAGCGAGAGAGTCCGCAGGTGTTGGCACTGGACCCCGACGCTGACGAGCCCGGAGCCTGTCAAGAGGTTGGGCAGCTGGGCCAGCGTGAGGCTCTGCAGAAAGGCCAGCTGGCCGATGGCGGCCACTTCCGCGTCCCCTACGTGCTGGGCCCGGCTACAGGGAGGAAGCGAGTTCCGAATGGCCGGCTCGTTCCTGGGCATGGCAGAGGAAAAGCTGGAGCCAATGAGCTCCAGtctctccagatagggcaggcTTCCCAGGAGTCTCCAGAACACAGAGGCCGGCGGCTGGGGGTGTCCCTGCTCTAGGCAGTTCCTCGGGTACTTCTGCACCCCGATCCGGACTTTCTTGCCAAAACCTTGGGAGGCCGCGTTCGCCACGGGCTGCACAGAGGGTCGGTCCGCGGTCACGGCAGGAACGTCGGTGATGGAGCAGACGGGCAGAGCCAGAGACAGGAGGCGGGTCAGGCGGGCTAGGAGCTGGCAGAGGTGCTTGCCCAAGCCCTCGGAGCTGTGATGGTGGGCGGCCGAAAGGTTCAAGTGCCGGAGGTTGCAGCAGGAGGCCACGAGGGTTTCTGCGATGCCGCTGTCAATATCATCCTCGGCCTTCCGCAGTAAGGAGTCCGGGGACAGGCAGTGCACGCAGCCGCTCAGGTTCAAGCCGATTAAGCTGCGGAGGTCCTTGCCGCCGTTCAGGACCCTCTGGACCAGCTGGCCGCCCGAGAGGCTGCAGCGGCTGAAGCTGAAGTAGAAAGGGTTGCTGAACCGCAGGTGCTGGAGGAGGCTGGAGCCGTTCATCCAGGAGCGAGGCAGCTGCAAGGCATCCAGCGTCACGTTCCGGGCCATGGAGTCCAACAGGTTTTTGACCGCACAGCTCTGCGCAAAGCCGCCGGGGGCGGAGATGAGGAAGGCGTGAAGCTTCTCCGGTGTCCGGTCACTCAGGACCGCCAAGTACAGCCTCACCACCTCCTGGTTGACGGGGCCGGGAGCCAGCCGAGCGTAGAAGACCCGGAGATTCTGGTAGTGGGGCACGTTGCTCTCGCCCACCATCAGCTGGCCAGAGATGATCAAACCCTCCCGCGAGCGGTCGAGGATCTCGAAGTAcaggagcagcttctccaggctGGTGCAGCAGGGGACCACGCCGTAGGAGGGGGTGTAGAGGGTCTGCTGGAGCTCCAGCACGCGGCTCAGGGTGGCTTTGCACTCGCTGCTCAGGTGGGAGGCATCGAAGCCCGGGCTTACGTCAATGGCCAGCGAGCGGAGGTGCTGCAAGGCGGACAGCATCTTGGAGAGGCGGAGGGAGGTGAGGTGGCAGCCGGACAGGTTGAGTCTCACCAGGTTCTTGCAGCAGATCACTTGGTCAATGGTGCTGCCAGGCAGCCAGTAGCAGCCGGCCATGTCCAGCTCGTGGATTTCTTTTCCAATCGCCCTCATGAGTTGCTTCACTTTGTCTTTGTCCACCTGTGTGGGAACAAaccccagcaaaaaaaaaaaaaagagagagcttcAGCAAAAGAGCCTAAATTATAAATAGAagagctaggttggtctctgggagagaacacgttactcctttgctgatggagctacactggctgccaataggtttccgggcaaaatacaaagtgttggttataatttacaaagccctaaatggcttaggccgtgggtatttaagagagcgtcttcttcattacaagccccactgcccattgaggtcatctgaggaggtccatctccagttacgccaacttgtttggtggctacacagagacaggccttctcggtcgctgccccgagattgtgaaatgtgctccctgctgagatacgatcctccccatctctggcaattttcaaaaaaacacctgaaaacccatcttttcacccaagctttctcagcttcctaaattttttaggttttaatctctggtttatttttaaattgttaaattgttttaagtttttgtatatgtttttaactggttttatgctattgttaactgccaagagatgaaagtttggggcagtgtacaaatttgattaataaataaacacCGTGTTTTGAAATGGAGTGTTTCCTTACCTGTGAATTCTCCTTATTCGCCCAACGGGGGTCCTAGAGATGGACCGGGGAGCACCCCAGGCAGGGTAGTGTTCCCTGTTAAGAGGGACTCCCAGATGGCAACAACAACCATCACCCTCAGCGACGATAGCTTTGGCTGGGGATAAAGGGAGGTTttgacaacaacatctgggaatccctgctctggggAACATTGCTCCAGAGTACTAGACAACGGAAGGGTGGTAAGTAGGGAGAATGAAACCATGGGGTGGAACCACCTCTTGAAGAGATGGGGcagtagctcaggggcagagcatctgctttgcatgcagaaggtcccaggttcaatccctggcagcatctccaggtaggatagGGAAAGACTCTTCCCCAAGATCCTGGAGAaacgctgccagccagtgtaaacagtactgaactagagggCCCAAAGGTCTGGCTCAGTACAAGGCACCTTCTTATGTTACCTATGTCATCTCTATCCTTGTCATGCAATTCTCCTGAGCGTTTTCCCCACCTGATAGTCCTTGTGCAGGATGACCGTATGGGTGAGGCTTTTGTCAAGGCTGAGTGCAGAAAGTTTCCTGCAGACTTTCCGGACGTTGAGGACAAGATCTGAGACCGGAGCATATCTCAGTATGTGCAAGAGGATTTCATCAGAGAACTCCATTAAGTTCATGCtgttgctctcctccctgttttcGTCGCTGGTCACATcctgaaaggaaagagagaataTAAATacgacaaatgtttatataccgcttttcgacaaaagttcccaaagtggtttatatagacattaaataaataaaacagctccctgtcccaagggttcacaatctaaaaaagaaacacaagataagacaccagcaacagccactggagggatgctgtgttggggatggatagggccagttgctctcaccacttttaaaaggtgcctctttgctcagttagcaggggaccgaCAAGCCTTGTTAGTCGAGAACAAGGCTCAGAAGGTGGAGAGGTGAGTAGCCGGAAAACAGAAAAGAACAGACATAAAGcaatacagctcatgaaaaagtgtctggttttttgttttttttaaatgactataTGCATCCATCTGCCTATCAATCAAGATTAAGCTGAGTGGATCAATGACGTGGCTGCCTCAGTTCATCAGGAGCAGCCATGGATTTGTGGCAGAGAgcatgctttacatgcagaaggttccaggttcaaatctccacatGCCCTGGTAGGGTTGGGAAAAGCATGGGACGGAGGAAACTATCAAACACCAGAGTttgaccacaggtccatctagctcaatgctgTCTAACATCAGGCCTAcacaacttagcccccccccccagctgttcttgaactacaactcccataatccccagccacactggccaatagccagggactatgggaattgtaagccaacatctgcaggcaggccgaagttgagcagctctggtctacactgactggcagctgctctccgaagttccaggcaggaggctttcccagtcctacccggAGAGGCTACCGACTGGCAACAGTTCTTCAGGATTAGAGACAGGAATCATTCcctgccctgcttggagatgtcagggactgaagctgggatcttctgctgggtggagctgctgccagtcagggcaggcaACGCTGAActgaatggaccaatggcttCACGCTATTACCAGGCCACTTTCCAGGCCTGAGCAGCAGCTCAGCGGTAAGAAatcacctgctctgcatgcagcaaACGCCAAGTGcaatccaggcagggctggaaaggCCCCTATAAGAAagacctgctgctgccgccaagtCAGAGCCGCAAGACACAGAAAGAGCCACTGCCGCCAGTCAGAACTGGCAAGACTGAGATGGAGGAGCGTCTGCTGCGCCACCAGTCAGAGCCAGCAAGACTGAGAtagagctgcagctgctgctgccagtcagagcaggcaagaCCGAGACGGGTGGGCCAGCGGCTCGAGTAAAGAGAAAGCCGATTCGGGCATCCCTCCGGCCTCAAGGCAAAGCAGGATCCTGGGGGCGTTGCCATGGACACGCGAGGAGGGTGCCCTGACAGGGAGAGCCGGCGCGGTCGCCATGGGAACCAGGGGCGCGTCTTTACCTCTCCCGAGGCGGCCATGGCGagcgggccgggggggggggggctcaggaggagcCGCCTCTGCAGCAGACGCGCTTCCAGGGCCCTCAGCAGCagcgaggctctccagctgctcacacagcttgctccctccctccctccaccaccactgccggCTCAGGAGCGGCGCAGCGCTTCCGGCGCGCTCTTGACCTCACTTCCTTAGACCCTAGAGGTAGGAAAAGGCAAGCGTCTCCACGCCAGTCTGCGGATGGCCAACTTCAGGGCTCCACTTGGCGACTCTTCTCCCGCTGTTACTGGAagacaattcccatcatcaccagccataCGGTTGGCACTCTCAGCTGCAGAGCTCCAGGTCAACCACCCTcgagctgttattggactacaacccccatcaccccctgccatggGGTTGGCTCTCTCAGCCACGGAGCTCTAACCACCCTCGAGctgttctggactacaactcccatcatccccatccatgcAGTTGGCTCCCGCCGCTGCAGAGCTCCAGGATGGCCACCCCTGagctgttactggactacaactcctatcatcaccAGCCATGCGGTTGGTGCTCTCAGCTGCAGAGCCCCAGGATGACCCcccctgagctagagggaccgatCACCCTCATTCAGTGAAAAGAAAGGCCATAAGATAGAAGTCAGTGGAGAAATCAGCCACAAAGATAGCAGCAAACACAGACATCTTTGCTT is a genomic window containing:
- the FBXL18 gene encoding F-box/LRR-repeat protein 18 isoform X2, coding for MNLMEFSDEILLHILRYAPVSDLVLNVRKVCRKLSALSLDKSLTHTVILHKDYQVDKDKVKQLMRAIGKEIHELDMAGCYWLPGSTIDQVICCKNLVRLNLSGCHLTSLRLSKMLSALQHLRSLAIDVSPGFDASHLSSECKATLSRVLELQQTLYTPSYGVVPCCTSLEKLLLYFEILDRSREGLIISGQLMVGESNVPHYQNLRVFYARLAPGPVNQEVVRLYLAVLSDRTPEKLHAFLISAPGGFAQSCAVKNLLDSMARNVTLDALQLPRSWMNGSSLLQHLRFSNPFYFSFSRCSLSGGQLVQRVLNGGKDLRSLIGLNLSGCVHCLSPDSLLRKAEDDIDSGIAETLVASCCNLRHLNLSAAHHHSSEGLGKHLCQLLARLTRLLSLALPVCSITDVPAVTADRPSVQPVANAASQGFGKKVRIGVQKYPRNCLEQGHPQPPASVFWRLLGSLPYLERLELIGSSFSSAMPRNEPAIRNSLPPCSRAQHVGDAEVAAIGQLAFLQSLTLAQLPNLLTGSGLVSVGVQCQHLRTLSLANLGMMGKVMYMPALMDMLKHCKCLQDLRLEQPYFNANAQFFQALSHCASLQRLCIISRSGTLQPEAVMSFMTACLEVIMCHMFMGESLSMCKTLQQSLIRSFQADRPALNVVIFPLLHEDLMEVIRDVPMMHLDEITLFKSRVAEGPPNLWW
- the FBXL18 gene encoding F-box/LRR-repeat protein 18 isoform X1, with amino-acid sequence MAASGEDVTSDENREESNSMNLMEFSDEILLHILRYAPVSDLVLNVRKVCRKLSALSLDKSLTHTVILHKDYQVDKDKVKQLMRAIGKEIHELDMAGCYWLPGSTIDQVICCKNLVRLNLSGCHLTSLRLSKMLSALQHLRSLAIDVSPGFDASHLSSECKATLSRVLELQQTLYTPSYGVVPCCTSLEKLLLYFEILDRSREGLIISGQLMVGESNVPHYQNLRVFYARLAPGPVNQEVVRLYLAVLSDRTPEKLHAFLISAPGGFAQSCAVKNLLDSMARNVTLDALQLPRSWMNGSSLLQHLRFSNPFYFSFSRCSLSGGQLVQRVLNGGKDLRSLIGLNLSGCVHCLSPDSLLRKAEDDIDSGIAETLVASCCNLRHLNLSAAHHHSSEGLGKHLCQLLARLTRLLSLALPVCSITDVPAVTADRPSVQPVANAASQGFGKKVRIGVQKYPRNCLEQGHPQPPASVFWRLLGSLPYLERLELIGSSFSSAMPRNEPAIRNSLPPCSRAQHVGDAEVAAIGQLAFLQSLTLAQLPNLLTGSGLVSVGVQCQHLRTLSLANLGMMGKVMYMPALMDMLKHCKCLQDLRLEQPYFNANAQFFQALSHCASLQRLCIISRSGTLQPEAVMSFMTACLEVIMCHMFMGESLSMCKTLQQSLIRSFQADRPALNVVIFPLLHEDLMEVIRDVPMMHLDEITLFKSRVAEGPPNLWW